In Schaalia sp. JY-X169, the following are encoded in one genomic region:
- a CDS encoding glutamate synthase subunit beta: MADPKGFLNTRERELRTPRPIPIRLRDYKEVYEDQELAVVEKQAGRCMDCGVPFCHMACPLGNLIPEWNDLAWKGNWHAASERLHATNNFPEFTGRLCPAPCEAGCVLAINQPAVTIKNVEQTIADHAFDEGWVVPQIPNQLTGYSVAVIGSGPAGLAAAQQLTRAGHTVAVFERADAIGGLMRYGIPEFKMEKAVLDRRIEQMRAEGTRFYTDTAIGVDVTGEDLQERFDALVLATGATVARDLPIPGRELGGIYQAVDYLTRSTKYVLDGVTEGWVSAEGKDVIVIGGGDTGADCLGTALRQGAKSVTSLEIMPRPADERTARDPWPTFPMIFRVASAHQEGGERVYSTSTAEFVDEDGDGQVTHLRLNEVAFVDGALTVVEDTERLVPAQLVLLAMGFTGVEKQGPVEQLALEVDERGRIVRDGEWATSVPGVFVAGDAGRGQSLIVWAIAEGRSAAAAADSYLRGRTELPAPVLPQEVAFRP, from the coding sequence ATGGCTGACCCAAAGGGCTTTCTCAATACCCGTGAACGTGAGTTGCGTACCCCGCGGCCCATCCCGATCCGTCTGCGTGACTACAAAGAGGTCTACGAAGACCAGGAGCTGGCCGTCGTCGAGAAGCAGGCCGGGCGCTGCATGGACTGCGGTGTGCCGTTCTGTCACATGGCGTGCCCACTGGGGAACCTGATACCCGAGTGGAACGACCTGGCTTGGAAGGGGAACTGGCACGCGGCAAGCGAGCGGCTGCACGCCACCAACAACTTCCCAGAGTTCACGGGGCGGCTGTGCCCGGCGCCGTGCGAGGCCGGGTGCGTCCTCGCCATCAACCAACCCGCGGTCACCATCAAGAACGTGGAGCAAACTATTGCTGACCACGCGTTTGATGAGGGCTGGGTGGTACCGCAGATCCCCAATCAGTTGACGGGGTACTCCGTGGCGGTGATCGGGTCGGGTCCGGCGGGGTTGGCGGCGGCCCAACAGCTAACTCGGGCAGGGCATACGGTCGCGGTGTTCGAGCGTGCCGATGCGATCGGTGGCCTGATGCGTTATGGGATCCCGGAGTTCAAGATGGAGAAGGCGGTGCTCGACCGGCGTATCGAGCAGATGAGGGCGGAGGGGACCCGCTTCTACACCGACACCGCGATTGGTGTGGACGTGACGGGAGAGGATTTGCAGGAACGTTTCGACGCCCTCGTCCTCGCCACGGGTGCGACAGTGGCGCGTGACCTGCCGATTCCCGGGCGTGAACTGGGCGGGATCTACCAGGCGGTTGACTACCTGACGCGGTCCACCAAGTACGTCCTCGATGGCGTCACTGAGGGTTGGGTGTCGGCTGAGGGCAAGGACGTCATCGTGATTGGCGGCGGCGACACCGGGGCGGATTGCCTGGGGACGGCGCTGCGGCAGGGGGCGAAGTCGGTGACGTCGCTGGAGATTATGCCGCGACCCGCTGATGAGCGCACTGCTCGCGACCCGTGGCCGACTTTCCCGATGATCTTCCGGGTGGCGTCGGCGCACCAGGAGGGTGGCGAGAGGGTTTACTCCACTTCGACCGCGGAGTTTGTGGACGAGGACGGAGATGGCCAGGTGACGCACCTTCGTCTCAACGAGGTGGCGTTTGTCGACGGGGCGCTGACGGTTGTCGAGGATACCGAGCGGCTTGTGCCCGCCCAGTTAGTGCTGCTCGCGATGGGTTTCACGGGGGTTGAGAAGCAGGGGCCTGTGGAGCAGTTGGCGCTCGAGGTCGATGAGCGCGGGAGAATTGTGCGCGATGGGGAGTGGGCAACTTCGGTGCCCGGCGTGTTTGTTGCCGGGGATGCGGGGCGTGGGCAGTCGCTGATTGTGTGGGCGATTGCCGAGGGCCGCTCAGCTGCCGCGGCGGCGGATAGCTACCTGCGGGGCCGCACGGAGTTGCCGGCGCCGGTGCTGCCGCAGGAGGTGGCGTTCCGCCCGTAG
- a CDS encoding DNA-directed RNA polymerase subunit beta': MLDAKTFDSLRISLATSEDIARWSFGEVKKPETINYRTLKPERDGLFCEQIFGPTRDWECACGKYKRVRYKGITCERCGVEVTRSKVRRERMGHISLAAPVTHIWYLKGVPSRLGYLLDLAPKDLEKVNYFAAYMITEVDEDGRREDTDMLRDEMAVKKKRLETRRDSEVNEIAARLEERLAELESEDARADVIKKERRLFEREMSQTRRRFDDQISRMEDVWTRFRDLKVGDLIDDQRLYHAMVTNYGTYFKGDMGAAAIQKRLQDFDLAAEVEILKETVRSGSTQRKTRALKRLKVVNAFLSTGTSPATMVLDKVPVIPPDIRPMVQLDGGRFATSDLNDLYRRVINRNNRLKRLLDLGAPEIIVNNEKRMLQESVDALFDNGRRGRPVAGAGNRPLKSISDMLKGKQGRFRQNLLGKRVDYSGRSVIVVGPQLKMHQCGLPKQMALELFKPFVMKRLVDKNFAQNVKAAKRKVERQRPEVWDVLDEVIREHPVLLNRAPTLHRLGIQAFEPQLIEGKAIQLHPLACAAFNADFDGDQMAVHLPLGAEAQAEARILMLSTNNILKPSDGRPVAMPAQDMVYGLFYLTSEPDEVVVGEDGKEIIPLYGTIAEAIMAFDAGVIRLNQKIRLRLEGVVPPLGYETPEEWVEGGDLELETSLGRALFNETLPVDYPYVNYVVKKSQLSEIVNELAERYPNVLVAECLDALKAAGFYWATWSGVTFSFTDIQPSPNKVEILAKYEEKAAKIQSEYDRGLIGAEDRYRELVDVWTECTQVVANDMRQNFTAQNTVYRMVESGARGNWSQIQQIAGMRGLVSDPKQKLIESPIRANYREGLTVLEYFIATHGARKGTADTALRTAESGYLTRRLVDVSQDVIVREEDCGTRGGVEVEIASRNEETGEMRRSETLETTAYSRTLATDVMDGDGNVIAEKGSDVTGESLDAMIAAGIEKIKVRSVLTCESLVGTCAACYGRSLATGKRADIGEAVGIIAAQSIGEPGTQLTMRTFHTGGAASGGQDITQGLPRVQELFEARTPKGVARMAEADGTIEINEDNPNYRVIIIKRDDDKEDVTIEVSRRSKLLVEDGDHVTTGQQLSVGRLDPKEVLRLRGAAKAQRLLVDEVQDIYRSQGVDIHAKHIEVIVRQMTRRVTVLEPGDTSFMPGELVDSMTYRDENRRIAAQGGKFAQGRPMLMGITKASLATDSWLSAASFQETTKVLTEAAMNNKTDTLLGLKENVILGKLIPAGTGLARYGDLEVEPSAEAMAEMNYSPLDFALEDGRTGLEDFVHSLENIDFGFGFSNN; this comes from the coding sequence TTGCTGGATGCAAAGACCTTTGACAGTTTGAGGATTTCCCTGGCCACGTCAGAAGACATTGCCAGGTGGTCTTTCGGCGAAGTGAAGAAGCCGGAAACCATTAACTACCGCACCCTGAAGCCAGAGCGTGACGGCCTGTTCTGCGAGCAGATCTTCGGCCCGACCCGTGACTGGGAGTGCGCTTGCGGTAAGTACAAGCGTGTCCGTTACAAGGGCATCACCTGTGAGCGCTGTGGCGTTGAAGTCACCCGTTCCAAGGTTCGTCGTGAGCGCATGGGCCACATCAGCCTTGCCGCTCCCGTCACCCACATCTGGTACCTGAAGGGCGTGCCTTCACGCCTTGGTTACCTGCTGGATTTGGCGCCGAAGGACTTGGAAAAGGTCAACTACTTCGCCGCCTACATGATCACTGAGGTCGACGAGGACGGCCGCCGCGAAGACACGGATATGCTCCGTGACGAGATGGCTGTGAAGAAGAAGCGCCTCGAAACCCGTCGCGATTCTGAGGTCAACGAGATCGCTGCGCGGCTGGAAGAGCGTCTCGCGGAACTTGAGTCCGAGGACGCCCGCGCCGACGTCATCAAGAAGGAACGTCGCCTCTTCGAGCGTGAAATGTCGCAGACCCGCAGGCGTTTTGACGACCAGATCAGCCGTATGGAGGACGTGTGGACGCGCTTCCGCGACCTCAAGGTTGGGGATCTGATCGACGACCAGCGCCTCTACCACGCCATGGTCACCAACTACGGCACCTACTTCAAGGGCGACATGGGCGCGGCAGCGATCCAGAAGCGCCTGCAGGACTTTGACCTTGCAGCAGAGGTTGAGATCCTCAAGGAGACGGTCCGCAGTGGCTCCACCCAGCGTAAGACACGCGCGCTCAAGCGACTGAAGGTCGTCAATGCGTTCCTGTCAACAGGTACGTCACCTGCAACGATGGTCTTGGACAAGGTCCCGGTTATCCCCCCGGATATCCGCCCCATGGTGCAGTTGGATGGCGGCCGTTTTGCGACCTCCGACCTCAACGACCTCTACCGTCGCGTCATCAACCGTAACAATAGGTTGAAGCGCCTGCTCGACCTCGGCGCCCCCGAAATCATTGTCAACAATGAGAAGCGCATGCTTCAGGAGTCCGTGGACGCACTGTTCGACAATGGTCGACGAGGCCGTCCCGTGGCTGGCGCTGGCAACCGTCCCCTCAAGTCGATTTCAGACATGCTCAAGGGCAAGCAGGGACGTTTCCGTCAGAACCTGCTTGGTAAGCGCGTCGACTACTCGGGTCGTTCCGTTATCGTTGTTGGTCCGCAGTTGAAGATGCACCAGTGTGGTCTGCCGAAGCAGATGGCCTTGGAACTGTTCAAGCCCTTCGTCATGAAGCGCCTGGTTGACAAGAACTTCGCCCAGAACGTCAAGGCAGCGAAGCGCAAGGTTGAGCGTCAGCGTCCCGAGGTGTGGGACGTCCTCGACGAGGTCATTCGCGAGCACCCCGTGTTGCTGAACCGTGCACCAACCCTGCACCGCCTGGGTATTCAGGCGTTCGAGCCGCAGCTTATTGAGGGTAAAGCCATCCAGCTGCACCCGCTGGCTTGCGCCGCCTTCAACGCGGACTTCGACGGTGACCAAATGGCAGTTCACCTGCCACTTGGTGCTGAAGCGCAGGCTGAAGCACGCATCCTCATGCTGTCGACGAACAACATCCTCAAGCCCTCTGATGGTCGCCCGGTTGCAATGCCGGCGCAGGACATGGTTTACGGCCTCTTCTACCTGACTTCCGAACCGGACGAGGTCGTAGTTGGTGAAGACGGCAAGGAAATCATTCCGCTGTACGGCACCATCGCCGAAGCGATCATGGCATTCGATGCGGGTGTCATCCGCCTCAACCAGAAGATCCGCCTGCGCCTCGAAGGTGTCGTGCCCCCGCTTGGCTACGAAACACCCGAAGAGTGGGTGGAAGGTGGCGACCTCGAACTGGAAACCAGCCTGGGGCGCGCCCTCTTCAACGAGACGCTTCCGGTTGACTACCCGTACGTGAACTACGTGGTGAAGAAGTCGCAGCTCTCGGAGATTGTCAACGAGTTGGCTGAACGTTACCCGAACGTCCTCGTCGCCGAATGTCTGGACGCTCTGAAGGCGGCCGGCTTCTACTGGGCGACCTGGTCGGGTGTGACGTTCTCATTCACCGACATCCAGCCGTCACCGAACAAGGTGGAGATCCTCGCGAAGTATGAGGAGAAGGCAGCGAAGATTCAGAGTGAGTACGATCGTGGTCTGATCGGTGCTGAGGATCGCTACCGCGAACTGGTTGACGTGTGGACCGAATGCACCCAGGTGGTTGCAAACGACATGCGGCAGAACTTCACCGCGCAGAACACGGTGTACCGGATGGTTGAGTCGGGGGCCCGTGGTAACTGGTCGCAGATTCAGCAGATCGCGGGTATGCGTGGCCTAGTGTCCGACCCGAAGCAGAAGCTGATTGAAAGCCCGATTCGCGCGAACTACCGTGAGGGCCTCACCGTCCTCGAGTACTTCATCGCGACCCACGGCGCCCGTAAGGGAACCGCGGATACGGCGCTTCGTACGGCAGAGTCGGGTTACCTGACGCGTCGTCTGGTCGACGTTTCGCAGGACGTCATCGTTCGCGAAGAGGACTGTGGCACCCGTGGTGGCGTCGAAGTCGAGATTGCTTCGCGCAACGAAGAGACCGGTGAGATGCGCCGCTCCGAAACTCTGGAGACGACCGCGTACTCGAGGACGCTGGCCACTGATGTGATGGACGGGGATGGCAATGTTATTGCTGAGAAGGGCTCCGATGTTACCGGCGAGTCCCTCGACGCGATGATTGCTGCGGGCATTGAGAAGATCAAGGTCCGTTCCGTCCTCACCTGTGAGTCACTGGTCGGTACCTGTGCTGCTTGTTACGGTCGCTCACTTGCGACCGGTAAGCGTGCGGATATCGGCGAGGCCGTGGGCATTATCGCGGCACAATCGATCGGTGAGCCCGGTACCCAGTTGACGATGCGTACCTTCCACACAGGTGGTGCGGCATCCGGTGGTCAGGACATCACCCAGGGTCTGCCGCGTGTTCAGGAGCTGTTTGAGGCACGCACGCCGAAGGGTGTGGCGCGCATGGCCGAGGCCGATGGCACCATCGAAATCAACGAGGACAACCCGAACTACCGCGTCATCATCATCAAGCGTGACGATGACAAGGAAGACGTCACCATTGAGGTGTCGCGTCGTTCGAAGCTGTTGGTTGAGGACGGTGACCACGTCACCACCGGTCAGCAGCTCTCGGTTGGTCGTCTGGACCCGAAGGAAGTTCTGCGTTTGCGTGGGGCTGCGAAGGCTCAGCGCCTGCTGGTTGATGAGGTTCAGGACATCTACCGCTCCCAGGGTGTGGATATCCACGCTAAGCACATTGAGGTTATCGTGCGTCAGATGACGCGTCGGGTAACCGTGCTGGAGCCGGGGGATACCTCCTTCATGCCCGGTGAGCTGGTTGATTCGATGACGTACCGCGATGAGAACCGTCGCATCGCAGCCCAGGGTGGCAAGTTCGCCCAGGGTCGTCCGATGCTGATGGGGATCACCAAGGCGTCGCTTGCAACGGATTCATGGCTGTCGGCCGCCTCCTTCCAGGAGACGACCAAGGTTCTGACTGAAGCGGCGATGAACAACAAGACGGACACCCTGCTGGGTCTGAAGGAGAACGTCATCCTCGGTAAGTTGATTCCGGCTGGTACGGGCCTGGCTCGCTATGGCGATCTTGAGGTTGAGCCCTCCGCCGAAGCGATGGCTGAGATGAACTACAGCCCGCTCGACTTCGCCCTCGAGGACGGGCGCACGGGTCTGGAGGACTTCGTGCACTCGCTGGAGAACATCGACTTCGGGTTCGGGTTCTCCAATAACTAG
- the rpoB gene encoding DNA-directed RNA polymerase subunit beta, translated as MAASSNAANAVYEPTHRISFAKLREPLQAPNLLELQIRSFDWLCGTRNWSKYSQTALQQAVARGEEVHGESGLDEVFEETSGIEDPRKEMLLEFREPTLEPPSNSPEECRERDLTYSSKMYVKADFTYAETGEIKSQTVFMGDFPMMTEDGTFIINGTERVVVSQLVRSPGVYFDKQSDPNSDRDTFSARIIPSRGAWLEFEIDRRDAVSVRIDRKRKLPVTLFLKAIGLTTPEIEVLYEDYPLLLETLAKDAIETREEALEEIYKKVRPGEPASVEAGDALLYNFYRDPKRYDMGKVGRYKVNKKLGLDVPTRAKTLTEDDIVATVRYMLALQKGEKVLPGIRHGEPAEIRVETDDIDHFGNRRVRSVGELIQAQIRTGLSRMERTVRERMSTQDPKAITPTSLINIRPLTAAIKEFFGTSQLSQFMYQNNPLAGLTHKRRLSALGPGGLSRDRAGMEVRDVHPSHYGRMCPIETPEGPNIGLIGSLAAFARINPFGFIETPYRKVVDGRVTDEIQWLTADDEIGQYIAQASSPTNPDGTFRDELVQCRIAGEDPMFVEHNDITYMDVSARQMVSVATSLIPFLEHDDANRALMGANMQRQAVPLLVTEAPLVGTGMERRTAHDSMEIEVADKAGVVSSVSADEVVVANDDATQSRYSLTKFKRSNPGNCINQRVLVNEGDVVEPGDVIADGPSTDGGELALGKNLLVAYMSWEGLNYEDAIILSRRVVEDDVLTSIHIEEYEVDARETKLGVEEVTRDIPNISEEAMSDLDERGIIRVGAEVRAGDILVGKVTPKGETELTSEERLLRAIFGEKAREVRDTSLRVPHGEEGIVIDVRELNEDDGDLGPGVKQSVRVLVAQRRKITIGDKMAGRHGNKGVVSKILPVEDMPFLADGTPVDIILNPMGVPGRMNVGQVLEFHTGWIAKQGWDATKAREAGEEWTKTLHADALKAAPNSKVATPAFDGLDADQLLGLLSVTNPNRDGEQLVNALGKAQLFDGRSGEPFPYEIAVGYKYMLKLHHLVDDKIHARSTGPYSMITQQPLGGKAQFGGQRFGEMEVWALEAYGAAYALQELLTIKSDDTAGRVKVYEAIVKGEDIPEPGIPESFRVLIQEMRSLCLAVEALDAEGNVLDIQVTEEDMRAGEELGITLDTRPLSAAGSIDII; from the coding sequence TTGGCTGCCAGTTCAAACGCGGCGAACGCCGTATACGAACCCACACACCGTATTTCATTCGCGAAACTTCGCGAGCCGCTCCAGGCCCCCAACCTCCTCGAACTGCAGATCCGCAGCTTCGACTGGCTGTGTGGGACACGCAACTGGAGCAAGTATTCCCAGACTGCCCTTCAGCAGGCCGTCGCACGTGGCGAAGAAGTTCACGGCGAATCCGGCCTCGACGAAGTGTTTGAGGAAACCTCCGGGATTGAGGACCCCCGCAAGGAAATGCTCCTTGAGTTCCGCGAGCCCACCCTGGAACCCCCCAGCAACTCCCCTGAGGAGTGCCGCGAACGCGACCTCACCTACTCGTCAAAGATGTACGTGAAGGCCGACTTTACCTACGCAGAGACCGGTGAGATCAAGTCCCAGACCGTCTTCATGGGAGACTTCCCCATGATGACCGAGGACGGCACCTTCATCATCAACGGCACCGAACGTGTCGTTGTTTCCCAGCTGGTTCGTTCCCCGGGCGTCTACTTTGACAAGCAGTCGGACCCCAACTCGGACCGCGACACATTCTCTGCGCGCATCATCCCTTCACGTGGCGCATGGCTTGAGTTTGAAATTGACCGCCGCGACGCAGTCTCGGTGCGTATCGACCGCAAGCGTAAGCTTCCCGTCACCCTGTTCCTCAAGGCGATCGGCCTCACCACCCCTGAGATTGAAGTGCTGTATGAGGATTACCCGCTGCTTCTAGAGACCCTCGCTAAAGATGCGATCGAGACTCGCGAAGAGGCTCTGGAAGAGATCTACAAGAAGGTTCGCCCAGGTGAACCAGCTTCGGTCGAGGCCGGAGACGCCCTCCTCTACAACTTCTACCGTGATCCCAAGCGTTACGACATGGGCAAGGTGGGACGCTACAAGGTCAACAAGAAGCTGGGCCTTGACGTCCCAACCAGGGCTAAGACCCTGACCGAGGACGACATTGTTGCCACGGTTCGCTACATGCTTGCCCTGCAGAAGGGTGAGAAGGTTCTTCCTGGTATTCGCCACGGTGAGCCCGCTGAGATCCGCGTTGAGACCGACGACATCGACCACTTCGGTAACCGTCGTGTTCGTTCCGTCGGTGAGCTGATTCAGGCGCAGATCCGCACGGGCCTGTCCCGCATGGAGCGCACGGTTCGTGAGCGCATGTCGACCCAGGATCCGAAGGCGATCACCCCGACCTCACTGATTAACATCCGTCCGCTGACGGCTGCGATCAAGGAGTTCTTCGGCACCTCACAGCTCTCGCAGTTCATGTATCAGAACAACCCGCTTGCGGGCCTGACCCACAAGCGTCGCCTTTCCGCCCTCGGCCCCGGTGGTTTGTCGCGTGACCGTGCGGGCATGGAAGTTCGTGACGTTCACCCCTCTCACTACGGCCGCATGTGCCCGATTGAGACCCCTGAAGGTCCAAACATTGGTCTGATTGGTTCGCTTGCTGCATTCGCGCGCATCAACCCGTTTGGGTTTATCGAGACCCCGTACCGCAAGGTTGTTGACGGTCGTGTCACGGATGAAATCCAGTGGCTGACCGCTGACGATGAGATTGGGCAGTACATTGCTCAGGCATCATCGCCGACGAACCCCGATGGCACCTTCCGCGATGAACTCGTGCAGTGCCGTATTGCCGGCGAGGATCCCATGTTCGTCGAGCACAATGACATCACCTACATGGACGTTTCGGCGCGCCAGATGGTGTCCGTTGCGACCTCGTTGATTCCGTTCCTGGAGCACGACGACGCCAACCGCGCCCTCATGGGTGCGAACATGCAACGTCAGGCCGTGCCGCTGCTGGTGACGGAAGCTCCGCTGGTGGGAACCGGTATGGAACGTCGCACCGCGCATGACTCCATGGAGATTGAAGTTGCCGACAAGGCCGGTGTTGTCAGTTCTGTTTCGGCCGACGAGGTCGTAGTTGCGAACGATGACGCCACCCAGTCGCGTTACTCGCTGACCAAGTTCAAGCGTTCCAACCCCGGTAACTGCATCAACCAGCGCGTCCTCGTCAACGAGGGCGACGTGGTGGAACCCGGTGACGTCATCGCCGACGGTCCCTCCACGGATGGTGGCGAACTGGCGCTCGGCAAGAACCTCCTGGTTGCCTACATGTCGTGGGAAGGCCTCAACTACGAGGACGCGATCATCCTGTCGCGCCGCGTTGTTGAAGACGACGTCCTCACCTCAATCCACATTGAGGAGTACGAGGTCGATGCCCGCGAAACCAAACTTGGTGTCGAAGAGGTAACCCGGGATATCCCCAACATCTCTGAGGAAGCCATGTCCGACCTCGACGAACGCGGCATCATCCGCGTTGGTGCTGAGGTTCGCGCGGGCGACATCCTGGTTGGCAAGGTCACCCCGAAGGGTGAAACCGAACTGACCAGCGAAGAGCGCCTGCTGCGCGCCATCTTCGGTGAGAAGGCGCGCGAGGTGCGTGACACGTCCCTGCGTGTTCCCCACGGTGAAGAGGGTATCGTCATTGATGTTCGCGAACTGAACGAGGACGACGGCGACCTGGGCCCGGGTGTCAAGCAGTCGGTACGCGTCCTCGTCGCACAGCGTCGCAAGATCACCATTGGTGACAAGATGGCTGGACGCCACGGTAACAAGGGTGTCGTCTCGAAGATCCTCCCGGTTGAAGACATGCCGTTCCTCGCGGATGGCACCCCGGTTGACATCATCTTGAACCCGATGGGTGTCCCCGGTCGTATGAACGTCGGTCAGGTTCTTGAGTTCCACACCGGTTGGATCGCGAAGCAGGGGTGGGATGCCACCAAGGCTCGCGAGGCCGGCGAAGAGTGGACAAAGACCCTCCACGCTGATGCGCTGAAGGCAGCTCCGAACTCCAAGGTTGCAACCCCCGCGTTCGACGGTCTGGATGCTGACCAACTGCTCGGTCTGCTGTCAGTGACCAACCCGAACCGTGACGGCGAACAGCTGGTCAACGCCCTGGGCAAAGCCCAACTGTTTGACGGACGCTCCGGCGAGCCTTTCCCGTACGAGATTGCGGTTGGCTACAAGTACATGCTGAAACTGCACCACCTTGTTGACGACAAGATTCACGCTCGTTCAACAGGCCCCTACTCGATGATTACGCAGCAGCCCCTGGGTGGTAAAGCCCAGTTCGGTGGTCAGCGTTTCGGTGAGATGGAAGTGTGGGCTCTTGAGGCTTACGGCGCGGCCTACGCGCTGCAGGAACTCCTGACCATCAAGTCGGACGACACTGCGGGTCGCGTCAAGGTTTACGAAGCGATCGTCAAGGGTGAAGACATTCCGGAGCCGGGTATTCCCGAATCGTTCCGCGTCCTCATCCAAGAAATGCGTTCGCTGTGCCTGGCCGTTGAGGCCCTGGATGCCGAAGGTAACGTCCTCGACATTCAGGTCACCGAAGAGGACATGCGTGCAGGTGAGGAACTGGGGATCACCCTGGACACCCGCCCGCTCTCCGCTGCCGGTTCCATCGACATCATCTGA
- a CDS encoding YggS family pyridoxal phosphate-dependent enzyme, whose protein sequence is MDLPVDSTSDSHSVIGADHAEATAQIGRNVAAVREQINAAALRSGRSAADIRLLPVTKYHPESQLRAIHSLGFRDLGENRIQELRAKAAAMSDLDINWVLIGHLQTNKATQAARVAQEVQSVDSLRVATALSNAVVRLHSEDEDAGAGATAASAAATPLTVLLQVNTSGEEAKHGLAPSEVGAVLEQVADLPGLAVAGFMTMAPLTNDEGVVRQTFSRLRELRDALRTTSGLELPELSMGMSHDFEIAIEEGATTVRIGSSIFGPRL, encoded by the coding sequence GTGGATCTGCCCGTAGACTCGACCTCAGACTCCCACTCCGTAATCGGAGCCGACCACGCCGAGGCCACCGCTCAAATCGGTCGCAACGTTGCCGCCGTCCGGGAGCAGATCAACGCCGCCGCCCTCCGCTCCGGCCGCAGTGCCGCGGATATCCGCCTCCTTCCCGTCACCAAGTACCACCCGGAGAGCCAACTCCGCGCCATCCACAGCCTCGGTTTCCGAGACCTTGGCGAGAACCGGATCCAGGAACTTCGCGCCAAAGCGGCGGCCATGAGTGACCTCGACATCAACTGGGTCCTCATCGGTCATCTCCAGACCAATAAGGCGACACAGGCCGCGCGGGTCGCACAAGAGGTCCAGTCAGTCGACTCACTTCGCGTCGCCACCGCCCTCAGCAATGCCGTGGTCAGACTCCACAGCGAGGACGAGGACGCAGGTGCGGGCGCCACAGCCGCATCCGCAGCCGCCACCCCACTGACGGTCCTGCTCCAAGTCAACACGTCCGGCGAGGAAGCCAAGCACGGCCTCGCCCCAAGCGAAGTCGGGGCCGTCCTCGAACAGGTTGCGGACCTGCCGGGCCTAGCCGTCGCAGGTTTCATGACCATGGCGCCGCTAACCAACGACGAGGGCGTGGTGCGACAAACCTTCTCCCGTCTGCGGGAACTGCGCGACGCACTCAGGACAACGTCGGGGCTGGAACTCCCAGAACTCTCCATGGGGATGTCCCATGACTTCGAGATCGCCATCGAAGAGGGTGCGACAACCGTGCGGATTGGCTCCTCAATCTTCGGCCCCCGCCTTTAG
- a CDS encoding ROK family protein — translation MGQVLAIDVGGTFIKYALVDEGGVLTGKGRVPTPLEGLDDFIDTVESIYQVFHGQVEGIALSVPGVVDRDAGFMRSGGALEYNYGVPLAALLQERMPGVSVSIENDAKAAVWAEMTSGALEDCDSGAVVICGTAVGGGAFVGREILRGRNSFAGEYSYISVGKAHETEKTRWFGWATGVPGLIADYQRRSGATEIDGEELFARAGQGDEDALAALRRYCSEFAVQILNIQCVLAPERFAVGGGISVQPLFLQILNEEIRAAKKFSDEVFPLPHVVACRYFNDANLLGAVYNFRGQFGSA, via the coding sequence GTGGGACAGGTTCTTGCAATCGATGTGGGGGGAACGTTCATCAAGTACGCCCTCGTCGACGAGGGCGGGGTCCTCACCGGAAAAGGTAGGGTCCCCACGCCACTGGAAGGCCTGGATGACTTCATCGATACAGTTGAGTCGATATATCAGGTCTTCCACGGCCAGGTGGAAGGGATTGCGCTGAGTGTTCCTGGAGTTGTGGATCGTGACGCGGGGTTCATGCGTTCGGGTGGCGCCCTTGAATACAACTACGGGGTGCCGCTTGCCGCGTTGCTCCAGGAGAGGATGCCCGGCGTCAGCGTCTCGATAGAGAATGACGCAAAAGCAGCGGTGTGGGCAGAGATGACAAGTGGGGCGCTCGAGGACTGCGACAGTGGGGCCGTCGTGATCTGTGGGACCGCAGTTGGGGGAGGGGCGTTCGTGGGTCGGGAGATCCTCCGCGGGCGCAACTCTTTTGCGGGCGAATACAGCTACATATCCGTTGGTAAGGCGCACGAAACTGAGAAGACCAGGTGGTTTGGGTGGGCGACAGGGGTGCCTGGGCTCATCGCGGACTACCAGCGCAGGTCGGGTGCGACGGAAATCGACGGGGAAGAGCTGTTTGCCCGGGCCGGTCAGGGGGACGAGGACGCCCTGGCAGCACTGCGCCGTTACTGTTCAGAGTTTGCTGTCCAGATCCTCAACATTCAGTGTGTCCTCGCCCCAGAGAGGTTCGCGGTTGGAGGCGGGATCAGCGTGCAGCCGCTGTTCCTGCAGATCCTCAACGAAGAGATCCGCGCCGCCAAGAAGTTCTCCGACGAGGTGTTCCCCTTGCCGCACGTTGTAGCGTGTCGGTATTTCAACGATGCCAACCTGCTTGGGGCTGTCTACAACTTCAGAGGGCAGTTCGGGTCAGCCTGA